A stretch of the Pseudosulfitobacter sp. DSM 107133 genome encodes the following:
- a CDS encoding type II toxin-antitoxin system VapC family toxin, which translates to MYILDTNVISAVRRPDRAPQVAAWLRGKAEQDLFLSVITLGEIERGIRQQEGRDPGFARDLRSWLDRTVLLFSDRLLPFDAEDARIWGRLSAEVGHAGADLMIAASALRHAATVVTGNVSDFAPTGVTIENPF; encoded by the coding sequence ATGTATATTCTCGACACCAACGTCATTTCGGCTGTGCGCCGCCCGGACCGTGCGCCTCAGGTGGCGGCCTGGTTGCGCGGGAAGGCCGAGCAGGACCTTTTCCTGAGCGTTATCACACTGGGTGAAATTGAGCGCGGCATCCGCCAGCAGGAGGGGCGCGATCCCGGTTTTGCGCGTGACCTTCGCTCCTGGCTTGATCGGACCGTCCTGCTTTTTTCTGACCGATTGCTGCCGTTCGATGCCGAGGACGCTCGCATCTGGGGCCGGTTGTCGGCAGAGGTCGGTCACGCAGGCGCTGATCTGATGATCGCGGCCTCGGCGCTGCGGCATGCTGCAACCGTTGTCACTGGAAATGTCAGTGATTTCGCGCCGACGGGGGTGACGATCGAGAATCCGTTCTAG
- a CDS encoding type II toxin-antitoxin system Phd/YefM family antitoxin: MWTVQDAKNKFSAVVDAALAGTPQEVTRRGKPAVVILSADEYHRLVDGAVRARESFAEHLMAFPGGDVPRAKAAPRDVSF, encoded by the coding sequence ATGTGGACAGTTCAAGATGCGAAAAACAAGTTCAGTGCGGTTGTCGATGCCGCGCTGGCAGGGACGCCCCAAGAAGTCACACGACGCGGCAAGCCGGCGGTGGTCATCCTGTCTGCGGATGAATACCACAGGCTGGTTGATGGGGCCGTGAGAGCGCGCGAGAGTTTTGCAGAGCATCTGATGGCATTTCCTGGTGGGGATGTCCCGCGCGCCAAAGCCGCACCGCGTGACGTAAGCTTTTGA
- a CDS encoding recombinase family protein — protein MPLIGYARVSTEDQTPLPQSEALQTAGCVEIHEEQASGGNRARPVLARVLERIGKGDTLVVVRIDRLARSLSHLLEVIERLEAKGAFFRSIQDPIDTGSPQGKFTLQVLGAAAEFERALIRERTKAGLASARTKGRVGGNPGLRAKDPAALRKVRLARQDGYMERLNETAQDWVPHVRRLRPDLAWEDVVRIINGPLPEARRWTQSRLLRAVNAYVRDGFLPAEVLARAGRRETDDRLPAIVAGIKGADPDITLQAICTRLEAMRERTPRGRTSWQPSSVKMLLERAERLGLLD, from the coding sequence ATGCCCCTGATAGGCTATGCGCGCGTATCCACAGAGGATCAGACCCCCCTGCCCCAGTCTGAGGCCCTGCAAACTGCGGGATGCGTCGAGATCCATGAAGAACAGGCCTCGGGCGGCAATCGTGCGCGGCCGGTGCTTGCGCGGGTGTTGGAGCGCATCGGCAAGGGCGACACGCTGGTGGTCGTGCGGATTGACCGCCTCGCGCGATCCCTGTCGCATCTGCTGGAGGTGATCGAGCGGCTGGAGGCCAAGGGTGCGTTCTTTCGTTCCATTCAGGACCCGATCGACACCGGGTCCCCGCAAGGCAAGTTCACGCTGCAGGTTCTGGGCGCCGCGGCCGAGTTCGAGCGGGCGCTGATCCGGGAACGTACCAAGGCGGGGCTGGCGAGCGCCCGTACCAAGGGCCGGGTCGGCGGGAACCCTGGACTGCGGGCCAAAGACCCTGCTGCTCTTCGCAAAGTGCGGCTGGCGCGACAAGACGGCTACATGGAGCGTCTGAACGAGACGGCACAAGATTGGGTGCCCCATGTGCGCCGGTTGCGACCCGACTTGGCCTGGGAAGACGTGGTGCGCATCATCAACGGCCCATTGCCCGAGGCGCGTCGCTGGACCCAAAGCCGTCTCTTGCGCGCTGTGAATGCCTATGTCCGCGACGGCTTCCTGCCGGCCGAGGTGCTGGCCCGCGCCGGGCGCCGCGAAACCGACGACCGTCTGCCCGCCATCGTCGCCGGCATCAAGGGCGCGGACCCCGACATCACGCTTCAGGCGATCTGTACCCGGCTGGAAGCGATGCGCGAACGCACACCACGCGGGCGGACAAGCTGGCAGCCTTCTTCGGTCAAGATGCTACTGGAGCGGGCTGAGAGGCTGGGGCTGCTCGATTGA
- a CDS encoding IS6 family transposase has translation MKIPTSILRLKGFRFPREIIAYAVWACHRFAMSTADVEDLLAERGVIVSREAIRLWVNRFGPHFANCVRRDRPRPNDKWHLDEVVISIRGKKHWLWRAIDAEGDVLDILVKTRRNAKAAKRFLQRLINQFGEPRVVITDKLRSYVKPIKTLAPDADHRAHKGLNNAIEGSHRPTRKREKIFGRFKSHRQAQRFLSAHDQINLIFRPRRFQLTANSYRHARADAFSLWAEYTI, from the coding sequence ATGAAAATCCCAACCAGTATCCTGCGCCTAAAGGGCTTCCGGTTCCCTCGCGAAATCATCGCATACGCTGTTTGGGCTTGCCATCGCTTCGCAATGAGCACGGCCGACGTCGAAGACCTGCTGGCCGAGCGCGGTGTGATTGTAAGCCGGGAAGCGATCCGGTTGTGGGTCAATCGCTTTGGTCCACATTTCGCAAATTGCGTCCGGCGCGATCGTCCTCGCCCCAATGACAAATGGCATCTGGATGAGGTCGTTATCTCGATTCGAGGGAAGAAACATTGGCTGTGGCGTGCCATCGACGCGGAAGGGGACGTCCTCGACATTCTCGTGAAAACGCGACGAAACGCTAAAGCAGCCAAGCGGTTTCTCCAAAGGCTGATCAATCAGTTCGGCGAGCCGAGGGTCGTGATCACCGACAAGCTGCGCAGCTATGTCAAGCCGATCAAAACATTGGCACCGGACGCTGACCACCGCGCCCACAAGGGATTGAACAACGCCATCGAAGGATCACACAGGCCGACCCGGAAGCGAGAGAAGATATTCGGCCGGTTCAAGTCACATCGGCAGGCTCAGAGGTTTCTATCCGCTCACGATCAGATCAACCTGATTTTCCGTCCCCGCCGATTTCAACTCACCGCAAACTCATATCGCCACGCCCGAGCTGACGCGTTCAGCCTCTGGGCAGAATACACCATCTAG
- a CDS encoding SDR family oxidoreductase: MSIDIKGPFIVTGASGQLGSQVIENLLAQGAEPLVAITRTPEKLAALLGRGVDVRAGDFNDPAALGAAFAGGGRLLIISTDDLEPGKRLAAHRNAIAAAQDAGVSHIVYTSLTNPDESSPITFAADHRETEALIKQTGIPHTILRNCLYADLLLQSGQQAINAGALYAAAGEGKAGYVTREDCARAAAAALLSETGSTLRDITGPEAVGHAEIAAILSKVSGKKIPYVSITRDALVEAMVKNGLPEFVADVFSSFDVAIATESLDVASHEVEKLIGQKAESVRDFLLANKTALTGQA; encoded by the coding sequence ATGTCAATTGACATCAAAGGCCCCTTCATCGTGACCGGTGCCTCCGGCCAACTCGGCAGTCAAGTCATCGAGAACCTGCTGGCGCAGGGGGCCGAGCCCCTTGTTGCAATCACCCGCACGCCGGAAAAGCTCGCGGCCCTTCTGGGGCGTGGGGTCGACGTCAGGGCAGGCGATTTCAATGACCCGGCCGCTCTTGGTGCGGCCTTTGCCGGCGGCGGGCGGCTGCTGATCATCTCGACGGACGACCTTGAGCCGGGCAAACGGCTTGCCGCGCACCGTAACGCGATCGCCGCCGCGCAGGACGCCGGTGTTTCGCATATCGTATATACGTCGCTCACCAACCCGGATGAAAGCAGCCCGATAACCTTTGCCGCCGATCACCGTGAGACCGAGGCGCTGATCAAGCAGACCGGCATCCCGCACACGATCCTGCGCAACTGCCTTTATGCCGATCTCTTGTTGCAGAGCGGACAGCAGGCAATCAATGCGGGGGCGCTATACGCGGCAGCAGGCGAAGGCAAAGCAGGCTATGTCACGCGCGAAGATTGCGCCCGCGCTGCCGCCGCGGCCCTGTTGTCCGAGACCGGATCGACCCTGCGCGACATCACCGGACCCGAGGCCGTCGGCCATGCCGAGATCGCCGCGATCCTGTCCAAAGTTTCCGGAAAGAAGATCCCCTATGTCTCGATCACGCGCGATGCGCTTGTCGAGGCTATGGTCAAGAACGGCCTGCCGGAGTTCGTCGCGGATGTCTTCTCATCCTTCGACGTCGCCATTGCTACGGAAAGTCTTGATGTTGCCTCGCATGAGGTTGAAAAACTGATCGGGCAGAAGGCGGAGTCGGTCCGGGATTTCCTGCTGGCAAACAAAACCGCTTTGACAGGACAGGCGTAA